One Spinacia oleracea cultivar Varoflay chromosome 4, BTI_SOV_V1, whole genome shotgun sequence DNA segment encodes these proteins:
- the LOC130471905 gene encoding uncharacterized protein, with translation MAEVGSGWEEPYAHHRFCIRHLASNLNSELKNAHLKNLFGRAADSRQKEKFIKYFDRIGELKFEAREWLVKDKPLHKWSIYHDGGFIYGIRTTNMSEYFNGVLKGARFLPITALVKMTFYRVNSYFVTRRGWGKRRLDEGYEYSEKALKVIEDNVKKSTAHKVVSFNNEQGLFEVTTCRGSRPSGKGGNVHTVNLSRKTCTCEKLKIYKLPCSHVLAVCRYRSLSHAEYVDPFFKTSEYRLTYVKSFKPVGDVSRWSAYSGPKIVAPPSQKRKPRHTPSSRFRNEMDQNTRGKKMCSICRKRGHNKKTCGYRNNGQTSG, from the coding sequence ATGGCCGAAGTAGGTAGTGGATGGGAGGAGCCATATGCCCACCACAGGTTTTGTATTCGTCATCTTGCCTCAAATTTGAATTCTGAATTAAAAAATGCTCACttgaaaaacttatttggtcgaGCTGCCGATTCACGTCAAAAGGAAAAGTTTATTAAATACTTCGATAGAATTGGTGAATTGAAATTCGAAGCTCGTGAATGGTTAGTCAAAGATAAACCATTGCATAAGTGGTCAATTTATCATGATGGTGGGTTCATATATGGTATACGAACCACAAATATGTCAGAATACTTCAACGGTGTGTTGAAAGGAGCTCGTTTTTTACCTATTACCGCTCTAGTTAAAATGACATTCTATAGAGTTAATTCCTACTTTGTCACTAGGCGTGGCTGGGGTAAGAGAAGATTAGATGAAGGTTATGAGTACAGCGAAAAGGCATTAAAAGTAATTGAAGATAACGTGAAGAAATCAACAGCTCATAAAGTTGTATCTTTCAATAATGAACAAGGTTTGTTTGAGGTTACAACTTGTCGTGGAAGTCGCCCTTCTGGAAAAGGGGGTAATGTGCATACTGTCAATCTTTCTAGAAAAACTTGCACTTGTGAAAAACTGAAAATCTATAAATTGCCATGTTCTCATGTCTTGGCTGTTTGTCGTTATCGAAGCTTGTCACATGCTGAGTATGTAGACCCTTTCTTTAAAACATCAGAATATAGGCTTACTTATGTGAAAAGCTTCAAGCCTGTAGGGGACGTTTCTAGATGGTCTGCATATTCAGGGCCTAAAATTGTTGCTCCTCCTTCTCAAAAGAGGAAACCTAGACACACCCCTTCTAGTAGGTTTCGAAATGAGATGGACCAGAACACACGAGGAAAAAAAATGTGCAGCATATGTCGTAAAAGAGGGCATAATAAAAAAACTTGTGGTTATAGGAATAATGGTCAAACTTCAgggtaa
- the LOC130471906 gene encoding serine/threonine-protein phosphatase 7 long form homolog — MTWQPYTEDILSLLPDICRDDRHIWRTYSPLICFHIVEYHCPGRVMRQFGYEQIIPLPCDTSRSLHRIDRRGTKNKNYVRLHAIYLEEWNKREDRVVGGIVTRGQTTSLDAYMSWYRKITRLIITPPTQERRSTQYQPASTEFVLSQVLADVVKKCTRAVESTSDLPPSTALVLALHTLQSLANSCTDALHEVDKEHLLQDLGIPTHMSSSPTPDFHGNAHSSPTLSHNFIIPRAPRPPLPPPFAPPPRPPTPPPLRPPPPPPPSPPPLFPPPLPPPLLSPRMSPLVAPIHSSPFSSPPLASPPLQVTYRRRPRTSILDSIEEVDESDLRSTQHSKKQHIS; from the exons ATGACATGGCAGCCATATACGGAGGATATCCTTTCTTTACTTCCGGACATATGTCGAGATGATAGACATATTTGGCGTACTTACTCTCCGTTGATTTGCTTTCACATTGTTGAGTATCACTGTCCTGGTCGAGTGATGCGCCAATTCGGGTACGAGCAGATTATCCCTCTTCCTTGTGACACGAGTAGATCACTTCACCGTATTGATCGTCGAGGAACAAAAAACAAGAATTATGTAAGACTTCATGCTATCTATTTAGAAGAGTGGAATAAGCGTGAAGATAGAGTTGTAGGTGGCATTGTCACTAGGGGTCAAACAACATCTTTGGATGCCTATATGTCTTGGTATCGGAAGATCACAAGGCTTATTATCACACCGCCTACTCAAGAGCGTCGTTCAACTCAATACCAACCTGCCTCTACGGAGTTTGTACTG tctCAGGTACTAGCTGATGTGGTGAAGAAATGCACTCGAGCCGTAGAGTCTACATCTGATTTGCCCCCTTCAACAGCGTTAGTGTTGGCATTGCATACCTTACAAAGCTTAGCAAATTCTTGCACCGACGCCTTACACGAGGTTGACAAGGAACACCTGCTACAAGATCTAGGTATCCCAACTCATATGTCGTCATCTCCTACCCCTGATTTTCATGGTAATGCACATAGCTCCCCCACTTTATcacataatttcataatacctCGTGCTCCCCGCCCGCCACTACCTCCTCCTTTTGCTCCTCCTCCTCGCCCGCCAACACCTCCTCCTCTTcgcccaccaccaccacctccaccttCTCCCCCTCCTCTTTTCCCACCACCTTTACCTCCTCCTCTTC TTTCTCCTCGTATGTCACCACTTGTTGCTCCTATCCATTCATCACCCTTTAGTTCTCCACCATTAGCATCTCCCCCACTGCAAGTCACATACCGTAGACGCCCGCGCACTTCTATTTTGGACTCCATTGAAGAGGTGGATGAATCTGATTTGAGATCGACTCAACATTCGAAGAAACAACATATTTCTTAG